In one window of Rhodanobacter sp. FDAARGOS 1247 DNA:
- a CDS encoding PilZ domain-containing protein encodes MSTSNQRRAERKRASVNAIVTDVISGLPIGHLGNLSSTGMLLISAQAPRSEALYQVSMTLPGSGRMLTQSQPIEVGIQEQWHEAAASSGQIWAGYRIVAISDADAARLESWLAQA; translated from the coding sequence ATGAGCACCAGCAACCAGCGCCGTGCCGAGCGCAAGCGGGCCTCCGTCAATGCGATCGTCACCGACGTGATCAGCGGCCTGCCGATCGGCCACCTCGGCAATCTTTCCAGCACCGGCATGCTGCTGATCAGCGCCCAGGCGCCGCGCAGCGAGGCCTTGTATCAGGTCAGCATGACCCTGCCCGGCTCGGGCCGGATGCTGACCCAGTCGCAACCGATCGAGGTCGGCATCCAGGAACAGTGGCACGAAGCGGCCGCCAGTTCCGGGCAGATCTGGGCCGGCTATCGCATCGTGGCGATCAGCGACGCCGACGCCGCACGCCTCGAGAGCTGGCTGGCGCAGGCCTGA